In the Mastacembelus armatus chromosome 16, fMasArm1.2, whole genome shotgun sequence genome, aatccAGGTAATGCTTAATCCACTCATGAGAACGATATCTTGAGAACCACAACGGAAACACAGCAAGACTAGCACTATGAAAAGCATATTTGTAGCCCAAAACATTACCAATGATAGAGTAGTGCTGAGTGCAGCAGGACAAGTCCACTATGACTCCTTTTCTTTATAGTTCCTGTGTGCACTCAGGATAATGAGCTAAAGCCACAATCAGGGTGGTGTGGCTCAACGATGGTGAAGGAAAAGCCAAACGGAAGGCTGGATTGATGGAGTGCAGCGAGTCCCTCTCGCTGGTTCTGCTTAACAGGCGGAAAGGAGCGGCCATGGGCTGGAAGGAGTGCTGGCATGAGTGGCTAGTGGAGGGTGAAGACTCTGTGGAAGGTGCTGCTGTGCTGGAAACCTCCAGGCCAAGAGAGCTGGTCTTTGGGCTGATGGGGGGACACAGGCCATGAAAGCTGGAGGAATGGACCATCCTCTCCAGCACATCCTTGGTGCTCTGAGTGCACTGTGTAAGGAGTAAGAAGCcagagtattaaaaaaaaataccaaaaaaggaaaaagaaaaatggaccACACTGACAGTTTGTGTTATAACAGGCCAAGCTGCAAtgacaacagtaaaaacaggacaaacacatacagaaaattATGCATTGTGATTAAGTCATCAAGTATACTGAAAGCAATGACTGCACAAACAGCATCAAAAGATTCAAATGGAAAAGCTTGGGAGAAGTGAGTTAAAGATGTGGAAATGCAATTGGAAGGCAACGATATGGAACAAGGTTAAAGAAACACAGATGCATCTAGAGAAGTAGCTTCATCCTGTGGTTTCCTCTGGTTCTAAGATTAAAAAGGGAGGTAGAGTTTATGCAGCCCTGTATTGGTTTGAGTCACTATGCATGCACAATGAAGCTTTatataaatgagaaaaacatcttATCTAACTACAAAGGCCAAAGAGACAAATCATCACCCTTCATAGCTCGATCCAGTACTGAGTGAGTGTTAATAAGATGAATGAATGGTAGTGAAGCATGcacattcaaaaatgacagtgcaCAAATCCAAAGCGTCACTACAAACACATCACAAGATGTGCTCCAACTGCATGTGGCTttatgcaagaaaaaaaaaaatctcaataaaTAATCGTTATAATGGCAGCAACTCCAAACCTAAACACCAACTACAACATGAAAGGCCGTGAATGACAAGTGAAGAAATGTGCTTGGTTTAATGTTGAACCCTACTCTTACCATCAACCGACTACATGCGGCAGTGCCTTTCAGGCTGTGCAGGACAAAGCAAAATCCTGACAGTTCTCCTCCTAGCAGAGTGGAATGGATACAGCAAAACACTGTCAAatctttcattaaaaacatttacaggcatacacaacaaaaactgtATAATAAATAAACCTGCTCACTAAATTATAtgcaaaagaataaaaagataaCATCAGAAAAATACAATGATTTACCTGCAATCAGCCGCATTatgcattgaaaaaaaatgaagaggtaaaaaataaactcaaaaacACCCCAAAATAcccaaaataatgtttattcGTCACATAAAAGTTTCTAGGTGAATGaaagataaatgataaaatagaAGTTGAtgtatattttgaaaaatgacgTGATATGACTGATAGACATCTGATATGTTAACGCAACAAATGATCTGTGATAAAGTGCTGATAAATCCAAAACCATCCATGTGTCCACATAAAAGCAGTAATAAAGTCCTTTGTGTGCATACAAAACATACAAGCAAACTCAGTAGTACAGTAACAAGGAGGTAGATAAGACAACATACTGAACCCCTCAAAGTGTAggcaaattaaatattaaaaaggtGCAACACTGAACATGTTTATCATCCTAGAGCTCAAAATAAGTCAGCTGACAGGGTTACTCAGCAACTCAATGACATGAACAAATGATTACATTTCTGGTTATAAAAACAATCTGCCCACTTGGTTGCTTTCTCTGTGCACTGATACCAAACAGCTTTAcaagtgattttaaaaatattttgttctaATGTTAAAAGACCAAATGACAGTTCTATTAAAACAACATGTTGCATGGTGATAAATTACCTCTTCAGCACAAATGTCTTTTGAATGCACACTAATTAGCTAGTTTAACCATTCTACTTTGAGTATTTGTCTTTGTATTATGTCTGTTCCAAACCACTTTAAGTTGAGCCTTAGTAATGTTGGTTCAGGCAGGTAACAGACTTAACAGGCCACCTAACACATCAATTGTTGGCCCTCCATCATTACAAATTCACAGTTCTTCATTCTGTTTTCCCAGACAAAACATATCAAGTGTTACCCTTTCTTAACACTGGGTATAGATTTAAAGTACTGCATGACAGCAACTCAACTCGAGGGGCTGAAGCTGGAAGtctggaaggtgaaggcaagaacacacaggcacacaggggGCTGCCTAACAACAACACAAGATCTACGGGATAGTCAGGAGTTGGGAGGGACCACAAGCTGGTTCATCCTACCATGTGTGCGTCATTCTTGGCCGTGAAGGGAGGCAACTCTATCTCTGAGGCAGAAGCTGCAGGAATTGCCTCATCAAGAGGCAGGAAACCTCTTCTGTCAATCAGACTAGAGAAGGGAACAGAAGATTATGCTGCAATAAACAAactgtacatgtactgtaaacGATATATCATTAGGGAAAATGCAACAGCATGTTCACTGATACTGAATAGAGAAAAATGTTTCTAGACCCTGAGCTGTTATTGTGATGGGGACAGGTTCAAATTcatagaaagaagaaaatgcgTGCGTTTGGTGGGGATTGCTGATGACTTCACTTACCTGGGGGGCATGGGACCACACAATGTCGCACAGCAGTTAGTTATGATGCTCTTATAACTGTATGGATTCCCAGACTCCTCTGTACCCCTTTTACTCGACCAAGAGCCCTTTATCTGCATAGTCAACAAAGAAAGTATGCTGTCCGTTAGTGGTTCAGGTCTATTTTAACAACTCTGAACTGAACTGTAATACAGCGCATGAGTACTTACATCCTCATTTGTTGTGAGATTTGAGGCAACTAAGTACGTATGGAAGCCTGAGAGGCCCAGTATAGACCAGATGGAGAAGAAACAAATCACTAACTCCACCACAGTAAACAAGGAAGAGTCAAGGCAGCATAACATCATTAATTATCAACAATTACTAAAGACAAATGATAATTAAAGCAACAGCATTAACATCTATGAATGTGTGAGAGCCATTTGTTTTCCTCCCACCATTACAGACACACTGATTTACTATCTTATCTGCTTTTTTATTCTGCACAAAATACATTGATAAGAAGCAGATCACCTTGTGCGTTCATAATAAGATTTCTGGGATGAAAAAATAGTTACACCAACAATGTAATTTATTTCAACATGCCAAAGAATCAATGCAATTACATCAGCACACATGCTGATAATATAAACTGTATGCCTCACAGGACtatattagtgtttttttcctccagtaagtacagtacagtaagtaACCCACACATGTACTTCTCAGCAGACAAGGCAGCATATGCACTCTTTCTAACATTAGCAGGACACACatacaaccacacactcacacatgacAACACATCATGCATACCAGGAAACTGACTCAGATCCTGTcggtaaatttaaaaaaaaaaaaatcaaactacTCTGTAGTCATATTCAGCTACTGACATCATCTCACAAGGACATGAGGCAGCAAACCCACTACTAGATAACCATCTGCCTCAAAGCACTGCTTCGCTGGATGCTAACTCTCTGATCCTATTAAGCATGGGCTTAGGGAGCAGTGGGAATTTTATTCCCTTCTCAGTTCAGTGGCCACaggagaacaacaacaacacagcacgCACAGCCaaaactgtactgtaaattTTCACAACAACATTTCCCATAAACCATCTGCATCTTAAAGGGGAAAGCTCGGGCAGTGCAGTATAAGTTGCATTACATCCTGGTAGAAAACAACAGCATTTGCAAAAGATCTAATACAAACTATAAACAGGCTAACTGTGTGAAACTTTGGTTTGTATAAAGGATATCTGGCAGGGCACTCTTGAATGGCTTGAACAAGGCTTTTACCTGTTTGAAAACCTGGAAAGCAAAAGATAAATCAGAACAAACCTTAAAAGGATTTCTATTTAACATGAGAGGAACACTGTACAAATACTaatattactgtatatttgtggTATAAGAATACTTACGCAGGATAATGTGTGTGATGACACAGCCAAATATGAAAGAAGTCAGAAATGACAGAGAGATGATGAAGCTGTAGAAAAAGCGGTAATTGCGTTTGCCCACACAGTTCCCCACCCATGGGCAGTGGTGATCAAATCGTTCTGAcggtgggaaaaaaaaacaaacaaatggtatAAGAGATCAGAGAAATAACAGTGCTAAGGTTTAATATCTAATACATTGTGCAATATCAATAAAGATGGGGAAAAGAGATCTCCAAAATCAAGCTGTACATAGATACTGTGGCTACTTTATTAGATACACCTCTAGAGTCTTATTAAATCCAAAATGCCATAATGTTTGCTTTTACGATGGCCAGAAAATGAATTTTTTCTGGACATCATGTAGGTGTTTTGGCATCGAGATCACAGTTAGTGAGACTCCATTACACTAAGAGGTGTTTTTAATACTCTTCAATGTGGATATGTTCTTTCTTCCTCATTTTTGTTATTGAACAGTCAAAATTAAAACCTAAATCTATCAAATTAAGTGAAAAACATAACACTCAAAATTATATACAAGATATGTAGTTTCCTTAACAGTTAACAGCACAGTCAATCTGCTTGCCCCATCTTGCCAAAAGATGGGGCAAGCATCTTAACACAGTCTAGGGGATCAATAGAAGAGGGCATGTAGCAAATTAATGAAAACCCACCATGTGATTAGATTGATATTTTCCTCATTGAAATGGTTAAAGTTGTTTAGTCCAATTTGTGCAACTGTATTAAGTGGTAACACATCCTTACCCACACAATTGTCACACACGCTGCAGTGGGAGGTTCGAGGAGGGCGAAACATTTTACAAGTGAAGCAGTATTTGAGCTTTACCACCTGCTGGTTGATGAGGACCTCCTTGGTCCGTGGAGGAGGGCGATATGTAGATGATCCTGAGGTAtcttaaaaatacagacatacatGGGGAGAGACTCACATATCTGCACATTTTAGCTAAACAGTTTGctaaagaaacaataaaatgttataaTGAGGGATACATTAACACAAAGTGCTTAGCTGTTGGTCTGCAGTTAGATGACAAACAGATCCCTCAGACATCCCCCGTATGGCTAAGCTCTTACACCCCATCTGTCCCCCAGAGGCTCTAAAGTTCCCATGTGCCTCACCGATCTGCTTCTCTATGTCTGCAGCTTCATCTGGGGTGGCCCGAGGTAAGATGCCTGGGTCTGTAAAGCTGGTTCTCAGCAGGGAGGtgaccacaaacacaaagagcacCCCACCAATCACAGGTATGAAAACGGTCAGATGCTCCACAAGAAATGGGCAACTGGGAAAGAGATAAGTTTGTATGAGTCAAAACCAACTTTTTCCACGGGAATAATATTCTCGACAGGCACATTAGCGAGGCTCGCTCATGTTGCATTCAAGGagcacaggaaaaacaacaacaataatacaaCAGGACTTTTCCAATTACTCACTCGAATGCAAAGAAAAGGCCACAAGTGACAACGATAAGGCCCAGTGTCAAAGGA is a window encoding:
- the zdhhc18a gene encoding palmitoyltransferase ZDHHC18a isoform X2; its protein translation is MKNCEYQQIDPRALSVSPSSAQSHTEKKVQRLRRKWEVFPGKNRFFCDGRIILARQSGVFPLTLGLIVVTCGLFFAFDCPFLVEHLTVFIPVIGGVLFVFVVTSLLRTSFTDPGILPRATPDEAADIEKQIDTSGSSTYRPPPRTKEVLINQQVVKLKYCFTCKMFRPPRTSHCSVCDNCVERFDHHCPWVGNCVGKRNYRFFYSFIISLSFLTSFIFGCVITHIILRFQTGKSLVQAIQECPASVVELVICFFSIWSILGLSGFHTYLVASNLTTNEDIKGSWSSKRGTEESGNPYSYKSIITNCCATLCGPMPPSLIDRRGFLPLDEAIPAASASEIELPPFTAKNDAHMEENCQDFALSCTA
- the zdhhc18a gene encoding palmitoyltransferase ZDHHC18a isoform X1; protein product: MKNCEYQQIDPRALSVSPSSAQSHTEKKVQRLRRKWEVFPGKNRFFCDGRIILARQSGVFPLTLGLIVVTCGLFFAFDCPFLVEHLTVFIPVIGGVLFVFVVTSLLRTSFTDPGILPRATPDEAADIEKQIDTSGSSTYRPPPRTKEVLINQQVVKLKYCFTCKMFRPPRTSHCSVCDNCVERFDHHCPWVGNCVGKRNYRFFYSFIISLSFLTSFIFGCVITHIILRFQTGKSLVQAIQECPASVVELVICFFSIWSILGLSGFHTYLVASNLTTNEDIKGSWSSKRGTEESGNPYSYKSIITNCCATLCGPMPPSLIDRRGFLPLDEAIPAASASEIELPPFTAKNDAHMCTQSTKDVLERMVHSSSFHGLCPPISPKTSSLGLEVSSTAAPSTESSPSTSHSCQHSFQPMAAPFRLLSRTSERDSLHSINPAFRLAFPSPSLSHTTLIVALAHYPECTQEL